The Stenotrophomonas maltophilia sequence GAACCTGGGCAATGCGATCAACCTCGGCGCAGCGCTGACACTGCCGGGCAGCCAGAACCTGACCCTGGGCGGCGACATCACCGGCACTGGCAGCCAGGTCAAGAACGGTGCGTCGACACTGACCTTGAACGGCACCAACACCTTCACGGGTGGCTTGAGTGCAAACGCTGGCGCCCTGCTGCTGGGCAACAGCGGCGCACTCGGTACGGGGACGCTGGGCATCGGCGGCAACGTCTCGCTCGATGGTGGCGCCGCGCTGAATCTGGCCAACAACGTGTCCCTGGGCGCGGGAGCCGCGCTGTCGTTGCCGGGCTCGCAGGCCATCACGTTGGGCGGGGTGCTCTCCGGTGCGGGCAGGCTGGTGAAGAACGGTGCCACCACCTTGACTCTCAATGGCGCCAACACCTTCGGCGGTGGGTTGACCGTCAACGGTGGCGGACTGGTGCTGGGCAATGCCGGTGCGCTGGGCACCGGTGCATTGTCGGTGGGCGCCAACACCACGCTGGACAGTTCGGTGGCGCTGAGCCTGGCCAACGGCGTCAATCTTGGAGCAGGGGCAGTGCTTAACCTGCTGGGCGGCCAGAATGTAGCACTGGGCGGTGTCATTGCCGGCACCGGCAGCCTGGTCAAGAACGGTGCGGCGACACTGGCGTTGAACGGGCCCAATACCTTCAGCGGGGGTGTTGGCCTCAACGCGGGCCTACTGCAGCTGGGCAATGCACAGGCACTGGGTACCGGCCAGCTGGACGTGGGCGGCAACGCGTCGCTGGATGCAGCATCGGCGCTCACCGTAAGCAACAACATCGGCCTCGCTGCCGGTGCCAATCTTTCCGTGCTGGGCAGCAATGACCTGACGCTCACCGGTCCGGTATTCGGTGCAGGCGGGTTGATCAAGGATGGCTTGGCGCAACTCACTCTGTCCGGTGCCAATCTCTTTACCGGAGGCACCACCGTCAATGCCGGTGTACTGGCGTTGGGGGCAGGTGGCAGCCTTGCCGCAGCCGGTGCGGTGAATCTTGCCGGTGCGGGAGCGACACTGGACATCTCCGCAGCCGGCGCGGCACAGACCATCGGTGCGCTGAACGGCGTGGCGGGCAGCCAGCTTGCACTGGGCGCGCAGTCGCTCACGTTCGGCGGTGCCAGCGACGGCAGCTTTGCCGGCGTGATCGGTGGCACCGGTAGCCTGGTCAAGAACGGCACGGGCGTGCAGACGCTGTCCGGTGCAAACACCTTCAGTGGTGGCCTTGCGCTCAATGCGGGTGGCCTGATTCTCGGCAACGCCAGCGCGCTGGGGACGGGGGCGCTCGGTATCGGCGGCACCACCACGCTCGACAGCACCGTGGCGCTGAACCTGGCCAATGCGGTGAACTTTGGTGCCGGTACGCAGCTGACGCTGGGCGGCAGCAACGATGTCACCCTTGGTGGCGTGGTGGCCGGCAACGGCAGCCTGATCAAGAATGGTGCGGGCCTGCTGACCCTCAACAACACCAATACCTTCGGTGGCGGCCTGACTTTGAATGGTGGCGGCCTGGTGGTCGGTGCGAATGGTGCGCTAGGTACCGGCGCGCTGGCGGTGAATGCCAGTACCGCGCTGGATGCAGGCGCGGCAGTGACGCTCGGCAATGCAATCACGCTGGGCTCGGGCGTTGCACTGACATTGCCTGGCAGCAACGCGCTGACGCTGGCGGGTGTGATCGGTGGCAACGGCAGCCTGGTCAAGAACGGCGCTACCACGCTGACGCTGTCCGGTGCCAATACCTACACCGGCGGTACCACCATCAACGCCGGCACGCTGGCGCTGGGCACGGGTGGAAGTCTCGCCGCAGCGGGTGATGTCACGCTGGGCGCGGGCGCTGGCTTCGATATCTCCGGTGCCGGCAGCAGCCAGACCATCGGTGCGCTCAACGGTGCGGGCGGCAGCACGCTGGCGCTGGGCGGAAATTCATTGACCTTCGGTACGGCCAGCAACGCCGCGTTCGACGGCGTGATCAGTGGCGGCGGCGGTCTGATCAAGGTAGGCGCGGGCGTACAGACGCTGTCCGGCGCCAACACCTTTGGCGGCGGCGTGACGCTCAACGCAGGCGGGCTGGTGCTGGGCAATGACGCGGCGCTGGGCACGGGTACCTTGACCGTCGGCGGTGCCGCCACGCTGGATACCACCGGCCTGGCAACGCTGGCCAACAACATCGCGCTCAACGCCGGGCTGACCGTGCTCGGCAGCAACGCGCTGACACTCAACGGTGTTCTTTCCGGGGCCGGCAGCCTGACCAAGAATGGCGGCGCAACGCTGACCCTGAACGGCATCAACACCTACACCGGTGGCACCAACATCAACGCCGGCACGCTGGCGCTGGGGGCCGGCGCCAGCCTGGCGGCGAGCGGCACGGTGAACCTCGCTACCGGTGCCACGCTGGATCTGTCTGCCGGCAGCGGCACGCAGGTGTTCGGCACCCTGGTCGGCAACGGTACGGTGAACCTTGGTGCCAACTCGATCGAAGTGGGCGGCGCCACCAATGGCACCTTCAGTGGCTCGATCGCAGGCACGGGTGGCCTGACCAAGGTTGGTACGGGCATCGAGACGCTGACCGGTGCCAACACCTACACCGGCGGCACCTTCATCAATGCCGGTACGCTGGCGATTGGTCCGGGCGGCAGCCTGGCAGCCACCGGCGCGGTGACGCTGGGTGCAGCAGGCACCGGCTTCGATATCTCCACCGCAGGGGCCAACCAGACCATCGGCTCGTTGAACGGCGTGGCCGGCTCGACGGTGAGCCTGGGGGCACAGACGCTGACACTCGGTGGTGTTGGCAACAGCCTCTTCGATGGCGCGATTTCCGGCACGGGTGGCCTGGTCAAGAATGGCGCCGGCATCCTCACGCTGGGCGGTGCCAATCTGTTCAGTGGTGGCGTTGCACTCAACGGCGGTGGCCTGGTGGTCGGCAACAACGCTGCGCTCGGCAGCGGTGCGTTGACGGTCGGAAGCAACGCAACACTGGATGCATCGACCGCTGCCAGCCTGGCCAACAACATCAGCCTGGCAGCGGGTGCCAATCTTGATCTGCTCGGCAGCCAGGCGCTGGCGCTGGGCGGTGTGATCTCGGGTACAGGTGGGTTGATCAAGGACGGTGCGGCCACGGTAACCCTGAGCGGTGCCAACACCTACACCGGGGGTACCACCATCAACAGCGGCACGCTGGCGATCGGTGCCGGTGGCAGCCTCGCCGCAACCGGCGCGGTGAACCTGGCCGGTACCGGCACGCTCGACATCTCGGCGGGCAACCAGGCCATCGGTTCGCTGGCCGGCGTGGCCGGCAGCACGGTGGCGCTGGGCGGCAGCACGCTGACCCTGGGCGGCACAGTGGACAGCACCTTCAACGGTGCGATCAGCGGCAATGGTGGGCTGATCAAGAACGGCGCGGGCGTGCAGACGCTCACTGGGGCCAGCACCTTCAGCGGTGGCGTGGCGCTCAACGCCGGTGGCCTGGTGGTCGGCAACAACGCTGCGCTGGGCACCGGTGCGGTGACGGTCGGTGGCGCGGCTACGCTCGATTCGAACACCGCGGTGACGCTGGCCAACAACTTCATCCTCAACAACGCGTTGACCGTCCTCGGCAGCAACAATCTGACCCTCAACGGCAACCTGAGTGGTACCGGCAGCCTGACCAAGGAGGGTGCGGCGACGCTGACCCTGAACGGCACCAACACCTATACCGGTGGCACCAACATCAACGCCGGTACGTTGGCACTGGGTGCTGGCGCGAGCCTGCACGCCAGTGGCATCGTCAACCTGGCCTCGGGTGCGACGTTCGATCTGTCGGCGGGCAGCGGCACGCAGCAGTTCGGTACCCTGATCGGCAACGGTACGGTGAATCTGGGCGCCAACACGCTGACGATCGGAGACGCCACCAATGGCACCTTCAGTGGTTCGGTGGCGGGCACCGGTGGCCTGGTCAAGGAAGGTTCGGGCACCCAGACGTTGACCGGCACCAATACCTTCACCGGTGGCACCACCATCAACGCTGGCACGCTGGCGATCGGCGCCGGTGGCAGCCTGGCTGCCACGGGTGCGGTGAATCTGGCCAACGCCGGTACCGCCTTTGACATCAGCGCGGGCGGCCCGCAGGCCATCGGCTCGCTGGCAGGCGTGGCCGGCAGCACCGTGGCGCTGGGTGGCAGCACGCTGACACTCAATGGCGTGGGCAACACTACGTTCGCTGGTGACATCACCGGCACCGGTGGCCTGGTGAAGAACGGCGCTGGCGTGCAGACCCTGAGCGGCAGCAATACCTTCAGCGGCGGCGTGGCACTCAATGCCGGTGGCCTGGTGCTGGGCGACAACGGTGCACTGGGAACCGGCACGCTGACCGTGGGCGGCAACGCCAGCCTGGACGGCACCAGCGCGTTGACCCTGGCCAACACCGTGCAGCTGGCCAGCGGCACGCTGACCCTGGCCGGCGGCAACACGCTGACCTTGAACGGCCCGATCAGCGGCGCTGGCGGCCTGCTCAAGGATGGCGCAGCGACGGTCACCCTGGGCGGTGCCAGCACCTATACCGGTGCCACCACCATCAACAGCGGCACGCTGGCGGTGGCGGCCGGTGGCAGCCTGTCCGGTGCCAGCACGGTGAACCTGGCCGGCGCTGGCACGTTGGACATCAGTGCCGGTGGCAGCCAGAGCATCGGTGGCCTGGCTGGCGTAACCGGCTCCAGCGTGGTGCTGGGTGGTGCAACCCTGACCACCGGCGGCAACAATGGCAGCACCACCTTCGGCGGTGTGCTCAGTGGCACCGGCGGCCTGGTGCAGAGCGGCACCGGCACGCTGACCCTGAGCGGCGACAACGTCTATACCGGCGGCACCACCATCAATGGCGGCAGCACGCTGCAGATCGGCAACGGCGGCAGCACCGGCTCGGTGCTGGGTGACATCACCAACAACGGCAGCCTGGTCTACAACCTCGGCACCACGGCAACCGTGGGTGCTGTGGTCAGCGGCAGCGGCGGCCTGACCCAGGCCGGCAGTGGCACGCTGGTGCTGACCGGCAACAACACCTACACCGGCGGTACCACCATCAATGCCGGTGGCACGCTGCAGGTCGGCAACGGCGGTGCGACCGGTGCGATTGTCGGTGACATCACCAACAACGGTGCGCTGGTGTCCAACGTGGCCGGCAACACCACGCTGGGCGGCACCATCAGCGGCGCTGGTGGCCTGACCCAGGCCGGCAACGGCACGCTGACCCTGACCGGCAACAACACCTATACCGGCGGCACCACCATCAATACCGGCGGCACGCTGCAGGTGGGCAATGGCGGTGCGACCGGCGCGATCACCGGCAATGTCGCCAACAACGGCAGCCTGGTGTTCAACGTCGGCGGCAACACCACGGTCGGCGGTGCGATCAGCGGCAGTGGTGGCCTGACCCAGGCCGGCGCCGGCGTGCTGACCCTGGTAGGCAACAACAGCTACACCGGCGGCACCACCATCAATGCCGGCGGCACGCTGCAGGTCGGCAACGGCGGGGCAACCGGCGCCATCGCCGGCGACATCACCAACAATGGTGCGTTGATTTCCAACGTGGCCGGCAATACTGCGCTGGGCGGCACCATCAGCGGTACGGGTGGCCTGACCCAGGCGGGCAGTGGGTCGCTGGTGCTGACCGGCACCAGCACCTACACCGGCGGTACCACCATCAACGCCGGCGGTACGCTGCAGCTGGGCAATGGCGGTGCGACCGGCTCGATCGTCGGCGACATCACCAACAACGGCACGCTGGTGTCGAACGTGGCGGGCAACACCACGCTGGGGGGCACCATCAGCGGCAGCGGCGGCCTGACCCAGGCCGGCAGCGGCACACTGACCGTGACCGCCAACAACACCTACACCGGGCCGACCACGATCAACGCAGGCGGCACGCTGCAGGTGGGCAACGGCGGTGCGACCGGCGCGATCGGCGGCAACGTCACCAACAATGGCAGCCTGGTGTTCAACGTGGGTGGCAACACCACCGTCGGCGGCGCCATCAGCGGCAGCGGTGGCCTGACCCAGGCCGGCAGCGGCACGTTGATCCTGGGCGGCAACAACACCTATACCGGCGGCACCACCATCAACACCGGCGGCACGCTGCAGGTTGGCAACGGCGGCGCGAGCGGATCGATTGCCGGCAACGTCAGCAACAATGGCAGCCTGGTGTTCAACGTAGGTGGCAACACCACCGTCGGTGGCACCATCAGCGGCAGCGGTGGCCTGACCCAGGCCGGCACCGGAACGGTCACCCTGACCGGCAACAACACCTACACCGGCGGCACCACCATCAATGCGGGTGGCACGGTGCAGGTCGGCAACGGCGGGGCCAGCGGTTCGGTCACCGGCAACATCACCAACAACGGTGGCCTGGTCATCAACACCGGCGGCACCACCACGCTGGGCGGCACCATCAGCGGTGGCGGCAGCATCGTGCAGGCCGGTCCGGGAGGCCTGAACCTGGGCGGCAACAGCGGTGGCTTCAGCGGTACCGGCCAGGTCACCGGCGGCGGCCTGAATGTCACCGGCAACATCGGCGGCCAGTGGACCATCGGTAGCGGCACCACGCTGTCCGGCACCGGCACCATCGGTGGCACTGGCGGTGGCGTGACGGTATCCACCGGGGGCGTGCTGTCGCCGGGCAATGGCCCGGGCAATGGCACCGGCACGATCACGGTGGGGGGCAACCTGACCCTGTCGCCGGGCAGCACGCTGGGCATCGATCTGGGTGCTACAGGCAGCGACACGGTGCAGGTGGGGGGAAGTGCCAGCGTAGGTGGCAGCATCGTGCAGGTGAACACCATTTCGCCGAGCACCAGCTACCAGCAGGGCCAGCAGTACACCGTGATCAACGCGGGTGGTGGCGTCAGCGGGCAGTTCGCCTCGGCAACCACGCCGTCGGCCTTCCTGACCATCACCCCGGTCTATACCGCGAACACGGCCAACCTGCAGATCGATGTGGCGCAGACCGCGGCATTCACCACGGCGG is a genomic window containing:
- a CDS encoding autotransporter-associated beta strand repeat-containing protein, whose amino-acid sequence is MNRIYRLVFNRALGVMQVASEVAQNPGGSAVCTARVPRLRAHQLAVALAATLASGSAFAACTGTTTVDCDGTTNINNYSNATNGLTLNIASGALLRTPPIVGGGNAATLTGDNVTVNNSGTIDPSSIILASPGLVVGNGLANNSAILVNNNSGGQIKGVVNIATLLGFGGQALVAQNVNGTTTINNAGLISTSLIGVGSVSDATTVVTYGGAAANVTNTGTIDGRVGLGASGGNAFLNAGAVSGSVHLGDSTGGNTFTAVSGSSVVAGGGTAIAGVITGVTGVKVAAAGSVDAGTGSGATNNTLVLQNSASGTGSGTGGAVTTLGWNQYLNFRKLTVNSGTWNLQGGWTGAGATTLNDGLVNFNDAGSFGTGLFTANGGAIAASTAGLNLANAFSLGGNLSLSGTNAFGLGGVLSGAGGLTVNNTGIVTLGGANLFSGGVNLNAGGLLLGNAGALGSGTLTVGGTASLDTTAAFNLSNNLIVSGGGTLNLLGNNSLGLNGSISGAGNLVKAGPGTLTLNGANLLTGSFAVTGGALALGAGGSLSPTSAISLSAGTNLDLSVAASQTIGSLAGSGALNLGARSLTLGGLNTNTTFSGVIGGVGGALVKVGTGTQTLSGASTFTGGVALNGGGLLLGNAGALGTGALSVGGNVSLDGTGSLALANAVNLGAGSILNLSGNQALTFNGVIGGTGSLVKNGAATLTLNNANTFGGGLSLTAGGLVLGNGGALGTGALNVGGAVTLDASSALTVGNGINLGLGGSLNVLGGNALTLGGVIGGTGSLVKNGASTLTLGGANAFTGGLNVNAGKVALASGGSLAATGAVSLAGAGAELDISLGGNQTIGALSGVAGSTLSLGSSTLTFGDATNQTFAGAIGGTGGLVKQGIGIQTLTGANTFSGGVNLAAGGLVLGNAGALGSGALSISGNGSLDTTAAMNLGNAINLGAALTLPGSQNLTLGGDITGTGSQVKNGASTLTLNGTNTFTGGLSANAGALLLGNSGALGTGTLGIGGNVSLDGGAALNLANNVSLGAGAALSLPGSQAITLGGVLSGAGRLVKNGATTLTLNGANTFGGGLTVNGGGLVLGNAGALGTGALSVGANTTLDSSVALSLANGVNLGAGAVLNLLGGQNVALGGVIAGTGSLVKNGAATLALNGPNTFSGGVGLNAGLLQLGNAQALGTGQLDVGGNASLDAASALTVSNNIGLAAGANLSVLGSNDLTLTGPVFGAGGLIKDGLAQLTLSGANLFTGGTTVNAGVLALGAGGSLAAAGAVNLAGAGATLDISAAGAAQTIGALNGVAGSQLALGAQSLTFGGASDGSFAGVIGGTGSLVKNGTGVQTLSGANTFSGGLALNAGGLILGNASALGTGALGIGGTTTLDSTVALNLANAVNFGAGTQLTLGGSNDVTLGGVVAGNGSLIKNGAGLLTLNNTNTFGGGLTLNGGGLVVGANGALGTGALAVNASTALDAGAAVTLGNAITLGSGVALTLPGSNALTLAGVIGGNGSLVKNGATTLTLSGANTYTGGTTINAGTLALGTGGSLAAAGDVTLGAGAGFDISGAGSSQTIGALNGAGGSTLALGGNSLTFGTASNAAFDGVISGGGGLIKVGAGVQTLSGANTFGGGVTLNAGGLVLGNDAALGTGTLTVGGAATLDTTGLATLANNIALNAGLTVLGSNALTLNGVLSGAGSLTKNGGATLTLNGINTYTGGTNINAGTLALGAGASLAASGTVNLATGATLDLSAGSGTQVFGTLVGNGTVNLGANSIEVGGATNGTFSGSIAGTGGLTKVGTGIETLTGANTYTGGTFINAGTLAIGPGGSLAATGAVTLGAAGTGFDISTAGANQTIGSLNGVAGSTVSLGAQTLTLGGVGNSLFDGAISGTGGLVKNGAGILTLGGANLFSGGVALNGGGLVVGNNAALGSGALTVGSNATLDASTAASLANNISLAAGANLDLLGSQALALGGVISGTGGLIKDGAATVTLSGANTYTGGTTINSGTLAIGAGGSLAATGAVNLAGTGTLDISAGNQAIGSLAGVAGSTVALGGSTLTLGGTVDSTFNGAISGNGGLIKNGAGVQTLTGASTFSGGVALNAGGLVVGNNAALGTGAVTVGGAATLDSNTAVTLANNFILNNALTVLGSNNLTLNGNLSGTGSLTKEGAATLTLNGTNTYTGGTNINAGTLALGAGASLHASGIVNLASGATFDLSAGSGTQQFGTLIGNGTVNLGANTLTIGDATNGTFSGSVAGTGGLVKEGSGTQTLTGTNTFTGGTTINAGTLAIGAGGSLAATGAVNLANAGTAFDISAGGPQAIGSLAGVAGSTVALGGSTLTLNGVGNTTFAGDITGTGGLVKNGAGVQTLSGSNTFSGGVALNAGGLVLGDNGALGTGTLTVGGNASLDGTSALTLANTVQLASGTLTLAGGNTLTLNGPISGAGGLLKDGAATVTLGGASTYTGATTINSGTLAVAAGGSLSGASTVNLAGAGTLDISAGGSQSIGGLAGVTGSSVVLGGATLTTGGNNGSTTFGGVLSGTGGLVQSGTGTLTLSGDNVYTGGTTINGGSTLQIGNGGSTGSVLGDITNNGSLVYNLGTTATVGAVVSGSGGLTQAGSGTLVLTGNNTYTGGTTINAGGTLQVGNGGATGAIVGDITNNGALVSNVAGNTTLGGTISGAGGLTQAGNGTLTLTGNNTYTGGTTINTGGTLQVGNGGATGAITGNVANNGSLVFNVGGNTTVGGAISGSGGLTQAGAGVLTLVGNNSYTGGTTINAGGTLQVGNGGATGAIAGDITNNGALISNVAGNTALGGTISGTGGLTQAGSGSLVLTGTSTYTGGTTINAGGTLQLGNGGATGSIVGDITNNGTLVSNVAGNTTLGGTISGSGGLTQAGSGTLTVTANNTYTGPTTINAGGTLQVGNGGATGAIGGNVTNNGSLVFNVGGNTTVGGAISGSGGLTQAGSGTLILGGNNTYTGGTTINTGGTLQVGNGGASGSIAGNVSNNGSLVFNVGGNTTVGGTISGSGGLTQAGTGTVTLTGNNTYTGGTTINAGGTVQVGNGGASGSVTGNITNNGGLVINTGGTTTLGGTISGGGSIVQAGPGGLNLGGNSGGFSGTGQVTGGGLNVTGNIGGQWTIGSGTTLSGTGTIGGTGGGVTVSTGGVLSPGNGPGNGTGTITVGGNLTLSPGSTLGIDLGATGSDTVQVGGSASVGGSIVQVNTISPSTSYQQGQQYTVINAGGGVSGQFASATTPSAFLTITPVYTANTANLQIDVAQTAAFTTAAKTRNQYNTAAALDSLPQSGSALGLYNTLLMYDAGTARAAFDQLSGEVHAASRAVLLYDNYLEEGIRQRLGSELPTVRGERASAWLAGSGKVFRQDGDGNGDDIRSNRNALMAGVDWQLGEHVVLGAAAGNERLDTRLYDRSSRARLRGNTFGLYAQGQWNNGFAVGGSVSRGDYRTRTTREVPLLGQTLYSRQDSDVTIAQVEGSWTWTHGKTQLQPYVQFTKHWVDSDRAVEQGGTAALELEGGKDTLNVSTVGVRGRWDVGSGERFPAQLTVGLGWQHASGDTDVASRNRFAVGGNAFDVYSTVMARNALVSQVGVAVGLGRNSQLSMFVQGQHGDGRRDVGGQINLRVGF